Sequence from the Castanea sativa cultivar Marrone di Chiusa Pesio chromosome 12, ASM4071231v1 genome:
ACTTGAGAATGGAGACAGAATCTGGGTCGTCAGGTTTGAAAGAGTTCTTGAAGGAGAGAGAATGCTgattccttctctctcttggCCACCATAATGGGTGTGCATGGGTGTGCATGGGTCTGGGTTAAGGGAATTTTTTAACCCAACGCACCATAgtgggttaaaaaaatttaatccaaCCCAACTCATTATATAAGTCCAACTCAAGAACTCTTTATATAGGATAGAAAGAGctggttatttaaaaaaaattattaattatataatatattttaaatatatattaaatatatgggtggatCGGATTGGGTTTGgtgggtttggaattttatgacccaaacccaacccaacctgctatcaaaaaaatttttgtaatctaaTCCAATtcaccaagccctaaaaaccgacccaactccgtgggttgggttgggtcaagTCTGTTTTGACAGGTTGGTGGGTTGGCTGCACACCCCTAGCCACCGGTGgaagttaaagaagaagaagaactctTGCTAGGTTTTCAGTTTGGGAAAGAAGaacacaagaaagaaaagactccgttgtttttcttttgtccaTTACCTGCTTATCCGATaactagttttctttttttttcttttttttttaaagagattagttttcaatttcattaaaaaaaataaatggtcaGATTAAGACATGTAAAATATATGGTCAAGATTTAAAGGGGTACGGTAACCACTAAAAAATAGTGGGTACCGTAGGATGACCCCTTGTGTAAAGGTGGCCGCATAtggaatatatatatcattgtcaTTGCATTGTGATAATTGCTTATTATATAAGCATGTATCAAATTAATTGCGAGCTTTAATACCACCTTCTTATCCTCTTTGTATATGTGTACCTTTATAATAATACATCTGTATAAATATTTTCAACTATTAGAATTCGATTCAATAAATTGATATTGACAAAACTTATACTTTTTAGCAAcgaaattttagaaaaaatttcaaaaacgaGAGAGTAGAGTGAATCAGTCAAGGTCAAGCactctctcaaaaataaaaaaataaaaaaaaaagtcaaggtcaagcaaaataagaataatactACGAAAAAGGAAAATGAGTTGCTCACCATATTTGTATAggttaataatatatttgtatGGTATTCGAAAGAACATAGGGTTTagtgtagagagagaaaaatgccgccttcttcttcttctatcaaGCTGCCTTTCTCTTCATCCTTTAGAccatattctttatttttggtcATATTGTTTGTTGTACTTTTGGCTGTGATCTTGGTGATAGTTTGCACATTGGGTGATGCCAGTTCTTTTCAATGGACAAGGAGACATGGTAGTCTTCTGGATTTTGCTTCTACAACGTTAACTTTCTCAGGGACAAGTCAAGTTTTTGCTGTGGCAGATCCTCCACCTACTTCTTCTCTCAACCCTCAAATTGTAAgttctttcatatatatatatatatgtggatgataatCATGGCATATCCGGTGTAACCTTTTGTGAAGTTACACAAATCTATTATCTATAACTCTTTATAAGactaatattttgaaaattttctactaatcaaattttaattatttactataaatattttataatgagACAGGTTTATATTGATCTACCGTTcttgatattttaaattttaatagtaTAGATCGAGAGTAATCTAATGATTGATTGTCAAAATTCTTTAAACTTAGTctttagttttctattttttattttaagatagCAATCCTTCTAACATGTATGTGAGTCCCCGGCCTCAATCCTTCCCTCaccttacaaaaatttgcacTTATAATTGTAGAGTAATCATTACGCTAATGGTGCGTTGTAGAGTTCTTTTACTATTGACTATTGAGTAACTctcttattattataataattactactattattctcctaaaaatttactactattatttttgtttggtttttttttttaagaaactattattattttactttttgttgttAATTGGTCATTAGGAAGAAAGGCAAGAGGGGATAGGGAAGGATAAAGTATACGAAAAAATCAAAGTGACGTCAGCCACAAATGAAGTAAAGAGACACAGTAGGTTAGAGAAAATTGAGGCAACTTTGGCTAGAGCCCGTTTAGCCATTAAAGAAGCTGGTCGAGTCCAGAATAAAACATCAACATATGATGACCCTGACTATGTTCCACGAGGGCCAATATATAGGAATGCAAAAGTTTTCCATAGGTACCATTCCAATTCCCTAAATTTGCACTAcctctacaatatttttataatattttcacaacaaatcatagatagttaattgttattggttcaaatttgaacataacactaaaattacttttttacctcaacaataacaaccagtaacaatttgtcacttaagatttgttgtaaaaatgttgtagacatatcatttctcaatttGTATTGTAGTTTTTTatgcataaataattttttgatgaataaaacTTAGGTGTTATTCCTTAAgttcccctcttaagattctgcTACGTaaatatttaactaaaaaatacacttttatctcatgagaaaaaatccacatggcaaAATATTAAGAGAGGAATTTtgggaacaacacctaagtattgtacctaagtctttgccatttttttattatggttggttcattctaatttgaaatgaggggaaaaaaatgcaGGAGTTATTTAGAGATGGAAAGGATTTTTAAGATATATGTATATGAAGAAGGAGAGCAACCATTGTTTAATGATGGTCCATGCAAGAGTGTATATGCAACAGAGGGAAGATTCATCCATGAGTTGGCAATGGACAATAATTATAGAACCAGTGATCCCAATCAGGCCCATGTTTATTTCCTTCCATATAGTGTGGTGGCGATGGTTCGTTATCTCTATGTTCCAGATTCCCATGATATGAGTCCAATTGGAAGAACTATTGCTGACTATGTCAATGTCATCGCCAATAAACATCCCTATTGGAATAGAAGCCTTGGTGCTGATCATGTCATGGTCTCTTGCCATGATTGGGTGAGCAAACCCCTACTATCTTAtctcccactttttttttcatggtttacTTTTTCCAGGTTTTGGGGCTTGATTATAACGTATGAATTAAGGGCTAAAAATAGATAATGCTGCTTCACAAAAGTAAATACaaccaattttaaaataataatgcaATATTCactatgtttttttcttcttcttcttcttcttcttattgatttttttcttgattgtctacataaattttttaatatgctATATCTATAAGTAACTTCCAATGATACCCATATCTTCCTTTAATTCCTCGACACCA
This genomic interval carries:
- the LOC142621175 gene encoding putative glycosyltransferase At5g03795; translated protein: MPPSSSSIKLPFSSSFRPYSLFLVILFVVLLAVILVIVCTLGDASSFQWTRRHGSLLDFASTTLTFSGTSQVFAVADPPPTSSLNPQIEERQEGIGKDKVYEKIKVTSATNEVKRHSRLEKIEATLARARLAIKEAGRVQNKTSTYDDPDYVPRGPIYRNAKVFHRSYLEMERIFKIYVYEEGEQPLFNDGPCKSVYATEGRFIHELAMDNNYRTSDPNQAHVYFLPYSVVAMVRYLYVPDSHDMSPIGRTIADYVNVIANKHPYWNRSLGADHVMVSCHDWGPYSSSYAPFLYNMSIRALCNANTSEGFIPSKDVSFPEVQLKTGEIKGILGGPSASSRHILAFFAGGRHGHIRHLLLEHWKEKDKDVLVYEQLPKHFSYDSMFKNSKFCLCPSGYEVATARVMDAIYAECVPVLISDGYVPPFSDVLTWKSFSVQVKVEDIPNIKGILSSISQKQYISLQRRVKQVQRHFVVNGPSKRFDIFHMTVHSIWLRRLNLRLGSPSRKAFDGNMSKKVH